Part of the Paenibacillus sp. FSL R7-0273 genome is shown below.
ACGCCATCAGCCCGCATGCCGGGCAGGAATACCGGGTGTCCCGCAGCGATTTCGGCCGCTTCGTCTCCCCGGTCAATACGCTGGCTGTCGGCAGCCCGCAGCAGATTATCGAGAAGATCCTCTATCAGCATGAGCTGTTCGGCCATAACCGGTTCATGACCCAGCTCGATATCGGCGGCCTCCCATACAGCAAGGTGGCTACTGCAATCGAGTTGCTCGCGACAGAGGTCGCTCCGGTTGTCCGCCGGGAGATCGCCAAGAAGAACAACGTTACGCCATCGTCCGCTGAGCATTAATTTCCGGCTCACCACAATAACACAGCACAAAAGCCGCACTGTCCAATTCGCTTGGAGGCTGCGGCTTTTTTGTGTATACAGCACATCATAAAGTGACGGTTCCCCGCTCCTACAGCCCTTTTCCCAGATGCCCGCGGCATACCTTCAGCAGAGCCTGGCGGCTGTCCTCAAAATCCAGCTGCTTGAGAATATTCAGATAAGCCTTTAATTCAGCCGTACTCTCCTTCCGCTTCAGGCAAAGCAGTGTGAGCTCATAGTAGATCAGCGTAATGATTTTATCGTACAGCAGGTGGGTTTTGTCGGCTAACGGGAGCGCTTGTTCAAGAAATTGCAGGCTCTGCTCATAGCTGCGCTCCTTCAGGCACAGGATCGAGAGGTTCTGCAGCAGATGCTGCTGGACCGTTCTGCTCTCGGGAAAAGAGCGGTACCTGTCAAACTCCTTCGCGCCCCTGAGGCCAAAAAACACCGCATCGCTGCTGCTCAGCGTAAACAAAAAATTGTTCAGCAGCTTGAACTCATACAGGTACCAGCGGTCCACGCCCAGCAGATACGGTTTGATATAGGCAGCAATCTCAGGCAGAGTCCTGATTTCATCCGCCTGCTGATGCTGGATCAGCACACCCTGGCCGAGCAGATACAGATGGTAATAGGCCTCAGTCTGTGTGGACTCGTACATGAAGCGGCACTCCCGGCTGACTGCCCTGAGCCGATCAAAATCGTAGCGGTTTCCGGCTTCCGTCAGGCTCAAATGCAGCGTCCGCTTTACCTGCGGGGCATTGTCCTGATGCAGAAACAGCAGCTCCTCCAGCGACATCTCCAGCTTGTCCAGCAGCAGAATCAGCTTGTCGTAGCCAGGGTAATAATGCCCGCCTTCAAAGCGCGACAGGTTGGAGCGGCTCATGATGCCGCCTGCCAGCACGGCCTGATTGATTCCCTTTGACCTGCGGATCTGTCCGATGGTTTTTCCGAGAAGCATGGCTTATCTCCCCCGTTCCTGTGTGAGTATCCGGCACATTTTTTAAGAATATTTTCCATTATATGCTACACTCGGCGCAATGAAAATACACATTCCAGGGGGAAAGTAACGATGAATTTGCGCATAGCACGGCAGCTGAACATGAGAGTGTGGAATATTCTGGCGGGGACTCTGTTTACGAGAACGGCCCTGTTCATGAGCGTCCCTTATCTGTCTATCTTTCTGATGAGTCAAAAACACATTCCGCTGCTGCCCGCCAGTCTGATCCTCGCAGTTAATCCGCTGGCGGGTGTAGCCTTCAGCTGGCTTGGCGGCGCGCTAGCCGATAAACTGCCGGTCCATAGGATCCTCCTCTACACGCCTCTTGTCTGGGGAACCGTGTTCATCCTGTTTTATTTTGCCGGCGGCTTCTGGAGCTTCCTGGTGCTGAATGCCCTTAACGGCATGTGTTACTCCCTTTTTGAGCCTGCCAGCAAAAAGGTGCTGTCCGCTGAGTCCCTACCGGAGCACCGTCTGCTCGTCTTTAACCTGAGGTACATGGCGATTAACATCGGCTGCTTTGCCGGACCCTTGCTCAGCCTGCTGTTCAATATGAAAATGACCCTGTTTCCCTATATCATCCTAGGTGTCATGTATATTCTGTATGGTGCTTCCACGAAGCTGTTTTTCCGAATAGAGCTTACTTCAGCTGCTAATGCCCCCGTTCCTGCTCACGTTAAAGGCGTCCTCAGCCTGCAGGCCCTCTCCGCGATCCGCAAAGACCATGTCTACCTGCTGCTGGTGGCGGGCATGAGCTTTTCCTACTTTGGCTATTCGCAGCTGAACGGAACCGTCTCCCAGTTTCTGTCGAACACTGCTATGCTCGCGGACGGTACCCGGCTATATTCCATCCTGCTGTCGGCTAACGCCATTGTGATTCTGGCTGCCCAGTTCGCCGTGCTGCGCCTGATTTCCGGCTGGAATCCGTTCAACGTAGTGCTGCTCAGCAATCTGCTGATTGGACTCAGCTTTCTGTTCTTCCTCTTTCCTGCCGCTTACCTGCCGCTGCTGCTATTCATTGTTGTATTTAGTCTCGGTGAGCTGCTGATCGGCGCGCGGTTTGATGCCCTGGTCGATGAGCTGTCTTCTGCAGATAACAAGGGGCTGTACTTCGGCTGCACAGAGTTTGTGAAGGCGGGAGCGATCAGCGGTCCGGTTGTCGGAGGGGGGCTGCTGGGGCTGTTCGGCTTTCAGGCAGCCTGGCCCGTGTTCGGGCTGCTGGCAATGATTACGCTGGCCGGCAGCGGGCTGATCCGGGCGGCGGGGTGGAAGCACCTGCGTACGCGAAATAGGGGAAAAGCGGGTGCAGCACCGGATACTGCTGCTGATAGTTAAACGCCGTGCGTTCGGAAGAGCCGCAGCGGTTGGGCCGATTCAAAGGCATAAAGGCCTTTGATTTTGGCTATTCCGGCCTGACTGGCCCATTCAAAGGCATAAAGGCCTTTGATTTTGGCCATTTCGGCCTGAAGGGCCGATTCAAAGGCAAAAAGGCCTTTGATTTCGGCCATTCCGGCGTGCCGAGCCATTTCAAAGGCAAAAAGGCCTTTGCTTTTGGCCATTCCGGCCTACCGGGCCGATTCAAAGGCATAAAGGCCTTTGATTTTGGCCATTCCGGCCTGACGGGCCCATTCAAAGGCATAAAGGCCTTTGATTTCGGCCATTCCGGCGTGCCGAGCCATTTCAAAGGCATAAATGCCTTTGCTTTCGGCCATTCCAGCCTGACGGGCCCATTCAAAGGCAAAAAGGCCTTTGATTTCGGCCATTCCAGCCTGACGGGCCGATCCAAAGGCAAAAGGGCCTTTGATTTCGGCTGTTTCGGCCAGGCCATTCCGGCCCACCAATCCAATTCATTCCGGTTATCCCGTCCGGCCAAGAACAGCCCTACCCCGCAAATCAAAAAAAGCCCCCGGATCTCCGGGAGCCTGAACGGGCCAAATAAGCTGTAACTGACCTGAATTTATGCGAATGATGGCTTCTTGTTATCGACCTTGCCGCTGACCAGCTTCTTGTATTCCTCATCTCCGCCGTTAACCGACGGTGCGAGATAGACGTGATCGGATGATGCGGACGGCTTGGCGGTACGGCCGGCGTTCTTCCTGCCTTTGCTGCGGCTTGTGCCTGAGCTCCCGCCTGCGGACCGGCGGACAGCACCTGAAAGACTGACGACACCCTTCATATTCTTCATGCTCTAGTCCCCTCCCACTAAATGATTGACGGTACGGAACAAATCGCGGTTATCCCTGACGGCTGCCTTCAAATCCTCGGCCGACAGCCCGTCGTTGCCCGAAAAATGGACAGAAAGGACATGCTTTTCACCTAAAGGATAGCATAGGATATAGACCTCCGCAACTTCCGTCCGCTGAAAAAAGGTCCATTCCCGGCTTAAAAAGGCATCCATTACACCCGGCCGCTTATCCTGATCTCCGCCTTCCGGCGCAAACGGGTAAACATGCCCGCGGCCTACATTGCCGCCGACCTGCTTCAGCCCTTCTTCTCCGCACGCCCGCCACAAGGCTGCGCCAATCACCCTGCACTGCTCCGGCGGCACGAAGGAGTTGCGGACAGCCTCGCTGAGCGCCTGATATTTCTCTGCTGCCTCAGGTCCGGCCACATTACTATTATATTGCCAAAAGAAATGAAGGATACTTTCTTTCCGCCTGAGTTCAAGCTTCAGCTCTGCTAATTCCTTGTGCGGGTCGTTGTAGACCCCCTGCTCATGAATCCTGTCAATGATTTTCCCGCAGCTGACATCAACTGCCGCCACCGGATTCTCATGCTGCCATTCGTATTCCAGCGGCGTAAGCCCGGCCAGGTCGGACAGCAGATGATATTCCTCCACATTGGCGCCGGGAATGAGGTCACTGCGTGGCTCAATTCGGTCCGGCAGCAGGCAGAACACGCGGCTGCGGCGCAGCCGGGCCCAGAACAGCCCCATCTCAAACTGGGTGTTATCCCGGGTCACATAATAATACTTGCCGCGGATCCGGGCCACATCATCCGGCGAGAAGACAAAGACGGCATAATCACTTTCGTCGAGATGCCGCTCCAGCGACTCCATTGTGTATTCGTTCGCCCGGAAGGCATTGGCATACCAGGGGGTTACCTGGACCTCCCGCTTCAGCTGCTCATGTATCGCCCTTGCATAACGGATGGATTCCCTGGATGATCCAATGAAACATTTTGGTCTGCTCACAGATGATCTCCTTTATCAGTTTCCGATCTGTAATAATTATACAGTCGTTTAGCATCTAGGAACAGAGTCTCATTTTCTTAAAATATTAAATAAAAACCTGTTCCTCTGCCGGCAGAGCGGGTAATATCAGTTTATTACCCGGGGAAACGAGGCTTCCTATTCATATGATCAAAAGCATACATAAGGCACTGCTTCTGGCCGGCATCGTAACGGGTGCCCTGCTTACAGGCAGCCAGGCTGACGCTTTGGCGTCTTACACCGCAAAGGTATACGCCAGTTCACTTACCGTAAGGAGCGAGCCGGCCGCAGGGGCGTCTGCTGTCGGCTCCTTGAAGAACGGGGCCACAGTTACAGTAACGGACGAACAGCACGGCTGGATGAAGGTGCGCTCCGGTTCGCTCACCGGCTGGGTAGCCGGATATTATCTGAAGAAAGAGAGCGGTTCAGCTTTACCGGCAGCGTCCTCCTCTGTCTCACAGTCCAAAGCCTCCTCCGGCACCGGCTCAGCAACAGTAACCGCGGATTCCCTGCGGATCAGAGGCGGCCCGGGAACCGGCTATGCCGTGGTGGGCTCCCTGAAGGCTAAAGATAAAGTAACCATACTGAGCCGCCAGGACGGCTGGGCGCGTATCAAGACAGCCGCTGGGGAAATCGGCTGGGTATCCGCGCAGTATCTTTCCGGCGGCGGCTCCTCAGGCGGAGTGACTACTGCATCCGCCACAAGCACAAGCTCCAAGGGAGCAAGCAAGATCGGCAGCAAGCTGATCGTGATAGATGCCGGGCATGGGGGCAGCGATCCCGGCATGCTTGGTACCACTTACAATACCATGGAGAAGGATCTGACCCTGCAGACCGCCTTTTACTTAAGGGATTACTTAACTGCCAAGGGAGCAACGGTCCAGATGACGCGGACTACAGCAAGCCAGAAGCCGACGCTTGCCCGGAGGGTGCAGATCGGCCATTCGGCGGGAGCAGATGCCTTTGTCAGCGTTCATTATAATTCTTCGCCAAAGAATGTATCGGGGACACTTACCTTCTTCTACTCCGAATCGGATGATCTGCGGCTGGCCCGGGCAATTGAGAACCGGCTGGGGCAGGGAATCGGCCTTAAGAGCAACGGGCTGTCCTACGGCAATTATCATATTCTGCGGGAGAACAGGATTCCTGCCGCGCTGGTGGAGCTCGGGTTCTTGAGCAATCCTTACGATGAGGCGATTGTACGCACCTCCAGCTATCAGAAAAAGGCCGCCAAGGCGATTGCCGAAGGGCTGGCCGATTATTTCAGATAATACCTGGCACAGCAATACACGCAAGCAGCCTACTGCTTGCGGTATTCGCGCGGCGTCAGGCCGGTGGCTTTTTTGAATACACGGCTGAAATATTTCTCATCCTCATAGCCGACCAGCCCGGCAATCTGCGACAGCCGCAGGCCCGTATTGTGCAGCAGCGTCTTGGCCTTGCCGATCCGCAGGGAAGTTAAATAATCCGACAGGTTCTCGCCGCTGATCTGCTTGAATTTGCGTGATACATTCTCGCGGCTGATGAAGAAGCGCTCGGCAATATGCTGCAGCGTCATATCACTGGCATAATTCGCCTCCAGATATTCGCGGATGTCCTGGACAAGCCGGCTGTCCGGGGATGACGGGCCTCCCCGGGACAGGCGCTGCAGCAACAGCTTCAGCTGATTCTGCCAGCTGCTGACCGAGAACAGCCCTTCTGCGTCATGGCAGGGTCCGATCACCATTTCCGCTTCCGGCCGCCAGCGCTGCAGGACGGCACAAATCTGCTCCTGCTGGTGCATGAGGCTGCCCTCTGTCAGCACAGGCAGCCCGCCGAGCCGTTCACCCCATTCACCGATAACCTGCTCCATCCGCTCCACATCTCCCGATAACACAGCCACTCCGAGCTTCTCCGGCAATGCCTCCAGGACGTAGTCTTTTTCAGATCCACTACCCTCCTGCTGTTCCCTGTACAGGTGAATCCGCCCTTCCCGCTGCAGCAGATTGCGTTCGCTCAGCCCTTCCAGTGCCTGGCGGAAAGCAGACTGCAGGCCTTCCGGGAAAGGGCATACCCCGCTAAGTCCGATATCCATTTGTACTCCATAAACCGCGCTGACTGACTCGTTGATACGCTGCAGCTGTGCCTCCGCCTCCGGTACATCCGCCCAGAACAGCATTACAATATCTGCACCAGCCTGCCAGCTTCGGAAGGCGTATCCGCTCTGCTGTGCGGCGATAGCCTCATTGCAGACATTAGCCAGCACAAAGGCGGTCAGCCCGACATCGCCATGGAACCGCTGGAGCAGCCGGCCGTCACTTTGCTGCAGTGAGATAACGGCAGCCCGGCAGCCGGCAGCCTGCTCCGGCATGCCGAGCTCCTCATGCAGCGCAGGCTTCAGCTCTTTAAAGGATGCATGGCCCGCCACAAGATCCGAGAGCATTTTATCCCAGTAGAGCGGCCGCAGCACATTCAGCTGTATATTCCGGCTGCAGGTCTGCTGCCGCTCTGCCTCCTCTTCACGCCACAGCCTGAAGGCATGCTCCGCAGCGGCGATCAGCTGCTTGCTGTTAAGCGGCTTGAGCAGATAATCCGTCCCGCCGTAGACGATTGCCGGCTTCACATAGTTGAAATCCTGATAGCCGCTGATGACAATCGTCTTCGTCCCGGGATAATGCCCGTGCAGCCATTCCAGCAGCTCTGCACCGTCCATCAGCGGCATCCGCATATCGGTGAACACAACCGCCGGCTGCTCCTCCTGCATAATCTGCATCGCTTCCTGCCCGTTCGTCGCCTCAAAGATGCCGGTAATCTGATGCTTCTCCCACGGCACAAAATAGCGGATTGCCTCCCGCACATGCTTCTCATCATCTACGATCAGTACCTTCATCGTCACCCGCTCCTTTGTGTATGTGGTGATTTCAGCTCTCCAGGGGAATCAGCAGCGTAACCGTCACTCCCTGCCCCTCTTCACTGTGCAAATGCAGCTCTGTCCCGCTGCTCATCTGCAGCCGCAGCCGGGCCAGCACATTGGACAGGCCGATCGCTTCACGCTCATTACTGCCGCTATACTCAAGTCCGGCGGCGATTTCCGTCAGCCTCGACTCAGAAATTCCCTTGCCGTTATCCTTGACGACAAGCATCAGCCTGCCCTGCTTATCAAGCGTGCAGGAAATCGTAATCACCGCCTCGCGGATTCCATCCGCGAACCCGTGCTTGAAGATATTTTCGACAAGCGGCTGCAGGATCATCTTCGGCACGGTAATGTCTAAAGCAGCCTCGCCGGTCTCGATATAGAGCCGCAGATTCTCGTCGCCGAAGCGTTCAGTCTGCAGAATAACATAGTTCTGCACATGCTCCAGCTCATCCCGCAGCGGAACCCGAGTCCGCTCCGTATTCATCGAATACCGCATCATGCTGCCGAGTGAGTAGATGAGGTCGTACACCTTCGGCGCATTATAGCGTAAGGACAGGCTGGCAATCGACTGCAGGGCATTGTACAGGAAATGCGGATTCACCTGGGCCTGCAGCGCCTTCAGCTGATTGGTTTTATTAGCCAGCTCCAGCTTATATTCCTTGAGAATCAGATCATTGATGGTGCGGGTCATCCCGTTGATTTTGCGGGTCAACAGACCGAATTCATCCTCACTCTCGGCTTCCACATGAGCGTCCAGCTGGCCGATCTGCACCTTCTGGGTGAAGGCAATCAGCTTCTTGATCGGTCTGGTGAAGCCGATGGAGATAATGACGGCAACAATCCCGCCGAGAATCAGAAACAGCACGCCTATTCCGGCGTTGAACCGGGTGATCACCTTCGCATCCGCATGTAAATCACCGTAGGGCACCAGCTTGATAATACTCCCCTTGAATAAGGGTGCGTCGATCTGCCGGTACATCACAATCCCCGCAAAACCCTCCTTGTTCCAGCTGAAATGGCCGCTTTCACTGTCCGCCGGCAGCCGGCTCCAGCCTGCTGATACCTGCTTCCCGATCCATTCCGGATCAGATGAAAATAAGGCCTGCCCCTGCTCATTAAGCACATACAGGCGCTCCGTATCCGAATTGTACATCGACCTCACGATCCCCTCCAGCTCATGCAGCCGGAAGTCGACCGACAGATCAGCAAGCACCTCGGCGCTTGGCGCCCGGTAGACCGGAAAATGAGCCGTAAAAACCGGCACGGTCCCTGATTTGAAATTCGGAAAGCCGGATTTCATCCCGTACTGGTGATCCAGATGGGTCACCTCGATAAACGGCCGGTAGGTTCCTCCCGGAACGGCCGAGGGGACATAGTTGTCCGTTTCACGGCGGAAAAATCCTCCAAGCAGCAGGTTGGACTGCTTCGGCGCCCTTACGTATAAATGAATCTGAAACGTATTCTGGTCCGAGAGAAACAGATTGTACAGCTGGGTCGAAATCACGGCCCGGGTGTCCGGCGCAGCTGTACCGGCAGGCAGATCATCCGGGTTCTTGGCCGTAAGCAGCGTTGTATAAAAGGAGCTGGGCACATTGATTCCGCTGTAGAGTGACATCGCCCGCTGGTTCATTCCGCTGAAATAGCTGCGGAGATTGGCTTCGCCGAGCGTGAGCAGCTTCGTATTCTGTTTTACAGACTGCTCTGTTACGGACTGCTTGGTATAGAGATAGGAGAACGTAACCGAGATTCCCGACGGAATCACGGAGGCCAGCAGCACAAGCGCCATCAGCCGGGTGCGGATACTGTTTTTCAAGTAGAAACGGCTACGCCGTCCTAAACAGGACGGTATCCGTTTCTGCAGGAAAGATAAGGATAAAGGATTGCGTGAAAAATATACTTTCTTATCTTTGAACATAAAGGGCCTCCCGGTAAGTGTTAGGACATCCGTTTTCTTTTGTGAACGCTGTCATTTCAATCCCTTCAACCTTCGCAACGACAGCATACACCGAGTTTCGTGCGCAGCGCTACTATGAATTTTTTCCGCCCCTGAAAGGGCGTGCTGCAATATA
Proteins encoded:
- a CDS encoding helix-turn-helix domain-containing protein, giving the protein MLLGKTIGQIRRSKGINQAVLAGGIMSRSNLSRFEGGHYYPGYDKLILLLDKLEMSLEELLFLHQDNAPQVKRTLHLSLTEAGNRYDFDRLRAVSRECRFMYESTQTEAYYHLYLLGQGVLIQHQQADEIRTLPEIAAYIKPYLLGVDRWYLYEFKLLNNFLFTLSSSDAVFFGLRGAKEFDRYRSFPESRTVQQHLLQNLSILCLKERSYEQSLQFLEQALPLADKTHLLYDKIITLIYYELTLLCLKRKESTAELKAYLNILKQLDFEDSRQALLKVCRGHLGKGL
- a CDS encoding MFS transporter is translated as MNLRIARQLNMRVWNILAGTLFTRTALFMSVPYLSIFLMSQKHIPLLPASLILAVNPLAGVAFSWLGGALADKLPVHRILLYTPLVWGTVFILFYFAGGFWSFLVLNALNGMCYSLFEPASKKVLSAESLPEHRLLVFNLRYMAINIGCFAGPLLSLLFNMKMTLFPYIILGVMYILYGASTKLFFRIELTSAANAPVPAHVKGVLSLQALSAIRKDHVYLLLVAGMSFSYFGYSQLNGTVSQFLSNTAMLADGTRLYSILLSANAIVILAAQFAVLRLISGWNPFNVVLLSNLLIGLSFLFFLFPAAYLPLLLFIVVFSLGELLIGARFDALVDELSSADNKGLYFGCTEFVKAGAISGPVVGGGLLGLFGFQAAWPVFGLLAMITLAGSGLIRAAGWKHLRTRNRGKAGAAPDTAADS
- a CDS encoding TIR domain-containing protein, with amino-acid sequence MSRPKCFIGSSRESIRYARAIHEQLKREVQVTPWYANAFRANEYTMESLERHLDESDYAVFVFSPDDVARIRGKYYYVTRDNTQFEMGLFWARLRRSRVFCLLPDRIEPRSDLIPGANVEEYHLLSDLAGLTPLEYEWQHENPVAAVDVSCGKIIDRIHEQGVYNDPHKELAELKLELRRKESILHFFWQYNSNVAGPEAAEKYQALSEAVRNSFVPPEQCRVIGAALWRACGEEGLKQVGGNVGRGHVYPFAPEGGDQDKRPGVMDAFLSREWTFFQRTEVAEVYILCYPLGEKHVLSVHFSGNDGLSAEDLKAAVRDNRDLFRTVNHLVGGD
- a CDS encoding N-acetylmuramoyl-L-alanine amidase is translated as MIKSIHKALLLAGIVTGALLTGSQADALASYTAKVYASSLTVRSEPAAGASAVGSLKNGATVTVTDEQHGWMKVRSGSLTGWVAGYYLKKESGSALPAASSSVSQSKASSGTGSATVTADSLRIRGGPGTGYAVVGSLKAKDKVTILSRQDGWARIKTAAGEIGWVSAQYLSGGGSSGGVTTASATSTSSKGASKIGSKLIVIDAGHGGSDPGMLGTTYNTMEKDLTLQTAFYLRDYLTAKGATVQMTRTTASQKPTLARRVQIGHSAGADAFVSVHYNSSPKNVSGTLTFFYSESDDLRLARAIENRLGQGIGLKSNGLSYGNYHILRENRIPAALVELGFLSNPYDEAIVRTSSYQKKAAKAIAEGLADYFR
- a CDS encoding response regulator, which produces MKVLIVDDEKHVREAIRYFVPWEKHQITGIFEATNGQEAMQIMQEEQPAVVFTDMRMPLMDGAELLEWLHGHYPGTKTIVISGYQDFNYVKPAIVYGGTDYLLKPLNSKQLIAAAEHAFRLWREEEAERQQTCSRNIQLNVLRPLYWDKMLSDLVAGHASFKELKPALHEELGMPEQAAGCRAAVISLQQSDGRLLQRFHGDVGLTAFVLANVCNEAIAAQQSGYAFRSWQAGADIVMLFWADVPEAEAQLQRINESVSAVYGVQMDIGLSGVCPFPEGLQSAFRQALEGLSERNLLQREGRIHLYREQQEGSGSEKDYVLEALPEKLGVAVLSGDVERMEQVIGEWGERLGGLPVLTEGSLMHQQEQICAVLQRWRPEAEMVIGPCHDAEGLFSVSSWQNQLKLLLQRLSRGGPSSPDSRLVQDIREYLEANYASDMTLQHIAERFFISRENVSRKFKQISGENLSDYLTSLRIGKAKTLLHNTGLRLSQIAGLVGYEDEKYFSRVFKKATGLTPREYRKQ
- a CDS encoding sensor histidine kinase — translated: MFKDKKVYFSRNPLSLSFLQKRIPSCLGRRSRFYLKNSIRTRLMALVLLASVIPSGISVTFSYLYTKQSVTEQSVKQNTKLLTLGEANLRSYFSGMNQRAMSLYSGINVPSSFYTTLLTAKNPDDLPAGTAAPDTRAVISTQLYNLFLSDQNTFQIHLYVRAPKQSNLLLGGFFRRETDNYVPSAVPGGTYRPFIEVTHLDHQYGMKSGFPNFKSGTVPVFTAHFPVYRAPSAEVLADLSVDFRLHELEGIVRSMYNSDTERLYVLNEQGQALFSSDPEWIGKQVSAGWSRLPADSESGHFSWNKEGFAGIVMYRQIDAPLFKGSIIKLVPYGDLHADAKVITRFNAGIGVLFLILGGIVAVIISIGFTRPIKKLIAFTQKVQIGQLDAHVEAESEDEFGLLTRKINGMTRTINDLILKEYKLELANKTNQLKALQAQVNPHFLYNALQSIASLSLRYNAPKVYDLIYSLGSMMRYSMNTERTRVPLRDELEHVQNYVILQTERFGDENLRLYIETGEAALDITVPKMILQPLVENIFKHGFADGIREAVITISCTLDKQGRLMLVVKDNGKGISESRLTEIAAGLEYSGSNEREAIGLSNVLARLRLQMSSGTELHLHSEEGQGVTVTLLIPLES